A stretch of Mya arenaria isolate MELC-2E11 chromosome 14, ASM2691426v1 DNA encodes these proteins:
- the LOC128217636 gene encoding uncharacterized protein LOC128217636: protein MAESQGHSSMKEHDDISTKFEQLEIESLDRMTQTGYAVIKHVDDELEVRKKEWTDTQQPNTGSKTVIKNCNSVVIGETNIIVQNQDNTVKNREKFVDDKTKKLAGRHIVSTILERAGGTLKYSELKDEVDKELKTEGIEFFSKVSGWTLPEFLTWEKDIYKLQKKRKNRIRSVTLREIYRTAPTTKMQSRLSGNRTHHVDKSVITVDSSNECASGINPESMQPQADVEEWTVVKPQRSRKTSTKPDSEKSSQSIPNDEADLFISTFLQQPFADFDQNIFENIISTGEDDRTIFVKSLSTYEAKPFSFCVDVISLWNTPMNGPSHIVVGIDTDSTLLGVNKCIDEDFFTKLFHPEYFTTMPFYSTEKIMYNSKAFYIVKVNESKGSGVPCVIKRPLISFKRNEIVARKLKQNVVYEASSDEIQDIFLWFSQLHKQEITSAKSFDKDKKSKEILVEAKETENEDELSDFWKEVNGFKKGNFLLITGDVQESRHLHNLGLLPWIAVYDFDINSPENGIFNRCEYSLGKKRCLKVCNWNDDINDPFTENGTKWCFLRGRKDIKESRTDLKNGETEDSNFWYKKVKETIKTNAKNIATFMDCRTLTVIILWPENEKLVMFMKEFLNSLKYELQDLPNVLLVKSQNNPVTENGHTCMKAMSNEFGVTFQSFDISIGDLCVQIVDKMQIDETKNGFSLELPCASDSGKCHTCVIPEEKAAWLAENLDVLYLNAPFGRRIPDDKSLDEELALFRKGGTISWPAMYNVNFKKAVIERDVQSELKKQVQAHLCTKPSDVRLFHSPGAGGTTLARELVWEMHYDYPCVQLRNRIVMNDDDSLETRLQYLHEQTGLPLLLLVDSDGLSDDIYLKQLNDTVTLYVRRYFYPPGKSGKGLIFLPNKVSQREATQLVEILTPFCDTGRKRRQLTSFQEKAREGKAHLYDFGLTVYLHEYQGIVSYVRNCLKLKESRLQPDQKCLAFLSLVQYYGHSSIPCQFFATMFGMPTNFAMDIHDFPSTVFEFVVSDMNAYRTDNIRICHNIIAKEILEQTMSVHLQEGNANRGDVLSDAARQKLFDLCVDFIEYASRKNSTLTTCIRDILTRTFISRAHPSKLDGERTKKKVKLSRLLEDIPAKPPLFTQRKELLNTLKTSFPKSPSFHAHLGRFYVHCRHDEEQEAEKYFREAERLCEEQIKACESNSTQDRDRMRLEASQVYHMFGVMKKISVLRRKTKVSDKKLNEIIPCAKEASELFEKSRINTPASHIYTYAFTDDIEVRLLVCEVIKTFLGETWTEKVRRNFRLKCLIETHMVTIKNLVHECLRNQLMSEDDMKSMMMLNGRYNAIFGHFIDTMDFSGRLSQNTLLLCDRRLKIAAMTARNGKRDIFDYLDAETNGNKIVELVDMYEQNFREMFRSGLQEEEKMVLENEMIAWLQAIRHTKFTRQYSVEEVLLQVQKWDSYFKNAISLYYTFICNALLGIGVGGVPPNKELLESAGELVCNLRKKHMTVIKSSTPREWLGKTNQGFRTLVSADPRMGIPIGTRFPTSAVLALCVGIIAKPKSASETTTNAVIILTVHTKRGQFDVHVRFEPKAAKLQVSTCCGMKVEFNLAFTIKNGYEAYNVKLLRRYACPGCGTRIGFTSEQICLRCFKCNVDVFKDDFNMDR from the exons ATGGCTGAAAGTCAGGGACACTCTTCCATGAAAG aACACGATGACATATCAACAAAGTTTGAACAACTTGAGATAGAATCGTTAGACAGGATGACGCAAACTGGTTATGCGGTTATCAAACATGTTGATGATGAGCTCGAAGTACGAAAGAAGGAATGGACCGATACCCAACAACCAAATACAG GATCAAAGACGGTTATCAAGAACTGCAACAGTGTTGTAATTGGAGAAACCAACATCATCGTTCAAAATCAAGACAACACGGTTAAGAATAGAG AAAAATTTGTCGATGATAAGACGAAGAAACTAGCCGGTAGACATATTGTTTCAACTATCCTGGAAAGAGCTGGTGGAACGCTTAAATATTCTGAACTTAAAGATGAGGTTGACAAAGAACTCAAAACCGAGGGTATAGAGTTCTTTTCAAAAGTTAGCGGTTGGACATTGCCTGAATTCTTGACTTGGGAAAAGGACATATACAAATTGCAGAAGAAAAGAAAGAATAGAATCCGGTCAGTAACACTCAGGGAGATATACAGAACGGCCCCGACAACAAAGATGCAATCTCGTTTATCAGGAAACCGGACACATCACGTAGACAAAAGCGTAATAACAGTGGATTCCTCCAATGAGTGCGCATCCGGAATTAACCCAGAATCCATGCAACCTCAAGCAGATGTGGAAGAATGGACAGTTGTAAAACCACAGCGATCTAGAAAAACTTCCACAAAACCTGATTCAGAGAAGAGTAGTCAAAGTATTCCAAACGATGAAGCTgatctttttatttcaacatttcttCAACAAccctttgctgattttgaccaaaacatatttgagaACATAATATCAACGGGTGAAGACGACAGAACAATATTCGTGAAGTCGCTTAGCACATATGAGGCTAAGCCATTTTCATTCTGTGTTGACGTAATAAGTTTGTGGAACACGCCTATGAATGGACCGTCTCATATTGTTGTTGGTATCGATACAGACTCTACTCTTCTTGGGGTGAATAAGTGCATTGATGAAGACTTCTTCACAAAGCTTTTCCACCCagaatattttacaacaatgcCTTTTTACTCGACGGAAAAAATCATGTACAACTCAAAAGCGTTTTACATAGTAAAGGTAAATGAAAGCAAAGGTTCCGGGGTACCATGTGTTATAAAACGACctcttatttctttcaaaagaaatgaaattgtAGCAAGAAAGCTTAAACAGAACGTGGTCTACGAAGCATCCTCAGACGAAATACAAGATATTTTCCTATGGTTTTCGCAGTTACATAAACAAGAAATTACTTCTGCAAAAAGTTTTGACAAAGATAAGAAATCCAAAGAGATCCTTGTTGAAGCGAAAGAGACAGAAAACGAAGACGAACTATCTGACTTTTGGAAAGAAGTTAATGGCTTCAAAAAAGGTAACTTTCTTCTCATAACCGGTGACGTTCAAGAATCGCGACACTTACACAACCTTGGACTTCTTCCATGGATAGCAGTGTATGATTTCGATATCAACAGCCCCGAGAATGGTATATTTAATAGATGTGAATATTCGTTAGGGAAAAAAAGGTGTCTAAAGGTTTGCAATTGGAATGACGACATCAATGACCCATTTACAGAAAATGGCACCAAGTGGTGTTTTCTTAGGGGACGCAAGGACATAAAGGAATCAAGAACTGACCTAAAAAACGGTGAAACTGAAGACAGCAACTTCTGGTACAAAAAGGTAAAAGAGACAATCAAGACGAATGCCAAAAATATAGCCACTTTTATGGACTGCCGAACACTAACAGTTATCATTCTTTGGCCGGAGAATGAAAAGCTCGTGATGTTTATGAAAGAGTTCTTAAATAGTTTGAAGTATGAGCTGCAAGATTTACCTAATGTGTTGCTtgttaaaagtcaaaataatCCAGTAACAGAAAACGGACATACCTGTATGAAAGCAATGTCAAATGAATTCGGTGTCACTTTTCAGTCGTTTGACATATCCATCGGAGATCTATGTGTTCAAATAGTTGATAAGATGCAAATCGATGAAACTAAAAACGGGTTCAGCCTTGAACTACCATGTGCATCGGACAGTGGAAAATGTCACACCTGCGTAATTCCAGAGGAGAAAGCAGCTTGGTTGGCTGAAAATCTTGACGTTCTTTATCTTAACGCTCCATTTGGAAGAAGAATTCCCGATGATAAAAGCCTGGATGAAGAGCTAGCTCTGTTTCGAAAGGGTGGAACGATAAGCTGGCCTGCAATGTACAATGTCAACTTCAAGAAAGCTGTTATTGAAAGGGACGTCCAGAGCGAACTGAAGAAACAAGTTCAAGCACATCTTTGCACCAAACCGTCAGATGTGAGACTCTTCCACTCTCCAGGCGCCGGCGGAACAACACTAGCCAGAGAGCTAGTTTGGGAAATGCATTACGATTACCCTTGCGTCCAGTTGAGAAACAGAATAGTTATGAATGATGATGACTCTCTTGAAACGCGACTTCAATACCTTCACGAACAGACTGGTTTGCCACTTTTGCTTCTGGTGGACTCGGACGGTTTGTCAGACGATATCTATCTGAAGCAATTGAATGACACAGTAACACTGTATGTGAGAAGGTATTTTTATCCACCTGGCAAATCCGGAAAAGGGTTGATCTTCCTGCCAAATAAAGTATCACAACGAGAGGCAACACAACTCGTCGAAATTCTCACTCCATTCTGTGACACAGGAAGAAAAAGGCGGCAATTGACAAGTTTTCAAGAAAAGGCTCGAGAGGGAAAAGCCCATTTGTATGACTTCGGGTTGACTGTGTACCTGCATGAATATCAAGGTATCGTAAGTTACGTCAGAAATTGCTTGAAGCTGAAGGAATCCAGACTTCAGCCGGATCAAAAGTGCTTGGCATTTTTGTCTCTTGTTCAATACTACGGCCATTCTAGTATTCCCTGTCAGTTTTTCGCTACCATGTTTGGTATGCCAACAAATTTTGCCATGGATATACACGACTTTCCTTCAACTGTATTTGAGTTTGTGGTAAGTGATATGAACGCATACAGAACTGACAACATTCGTATATGCCACAACATCATTGCGAAGGAAATATTGGAGCAAACTATGTCTGTACATTTACAAGAAGGCAATGCAAACAGAGGAGATGTGCTTAGCGATGCTGCCCGCCAGAAACTGTTTGATTTGTGTGTAGACTTCATAGAGTATGCGAGTAGAAAAAACAGCACACTAACTACTTGTATACGAGATATTTTGacaagaacatttatttcaagaGCTCATCCCTCCAAACTTGATGGCGAACGAACAAAGAAAAAGGTGAAGTTGTCGAGACTTTTAGAAGACATTCCAGCGAAACCACCGCTGTTTACACAAAGAAAAGAACTGCTCAACACTCTAAAGACATCGTTTCCTAAAAGTCCGAGTTTTCACGCTCATCTGGGTCGGTTTTACGTGCATTGTAGGCATGACGAAGAACAAGAGGCCGAAAAATATTTCCGTGAAGCCGAACGCTTGTGCGAGGAACAAATAAAAGCCTGTGAATCAAATTCAACACAGGACAGAGATCGGATGCGTCTAGAAGCGTCACAAGTATACCATATGTTTGGCGTGATGAAGAAAATTTCTGTCTTGAGAAGAAAAACAAAGGTCAGCGATAAAAAACTGAATGAAATCATTCCCTGTGCAAAAGAAGCAAGTGAACTTTTCGAAAAGAGTCGGATTAACACACCTGCATCACATATCTACACGTATGCGTTTACTGACGACATCGAGGTCCGCCTTCTCGTTTGCGAAGTCATCAAGACTTTTTTAGGTGAAACATGGACAGAGAAGGTTAGAAGAAATTTTAGACTGAAGTGTTTGATTGAAACACATATGGTGACCATCAAAAACCTTGTACATGAATGTTTGCGAAATCAATTGATGAGCGAAGATGATATGAAGTCGATGATGATGTTGAACGGACGATACAACGCCATATTTGGTCATTTTATTGATACAATGGATTTTTCAGGCCGGCTGTCTCAGAATACATTGTTACTCTGCGATCGAAGGCTGAAAATAGCTGCAATGACTGCAAGGAATGGGAAACGGGACATCTTTGACTATTTGGATGCAGAAACCAACGGCAACAAGATAGTTGAGCTAGTAGATATGTACGAACAAAACTTTAGAGAAATGTTCAGATCAGGTTTACAAGAGGAAGAGAAAATGGtacttgaaaatgaaatgattgCATGGTTGCAAGCGATACGGCACACTAAATTCACAAGGCAGTATTCGGTGGAAGAAGTCCTTTTGCAGGTACAAAAATGGGATAGCTATTTCAAAAACGCAATATCTTTGTATTACACATTCATATGTAATGCTCTTCTTGGCATTGGTGTTGGTGGGGTTCCACCGAACAAGGAACTCTTGGAAAGTGCAGGTGAATTAGTCTGCAATTTGCGAAAGAAACACATGACGGTGATCAAATCCTCAACTCCTCGTGAATGGCTTGGAAAAACAAACCAGGGTTTCAGAACGCTGGTATCAGCTGATCCAAGGATGGGGATCCCCATAGGAACCCGCTTTCCGACCTCAGCCGTTCTTGCTCTTTGTGTGGGTATCATTGCAAAGCCAAAGTCAGCGAgcgaaacaacaacaaatgcaGTGATTATATTAACTGTACACACAAAGCGTGGACAATTCGATGTTCACGTCAGATTTGAACCAAAAGCAGCCAAACTTCAAGTTAGTACCTGTTGTGGAATGAAGGTTGAATTTAATTTGGCCTTCACGATTAAGAATGGATACGAAGCTTACAACGTGAAACTTCTAAGGAGGTACGCATGTCCAGGATGTGGAACGCGAATTGGTTTTACAAGCGAACAGATATGTCTGCGATGCTTCAAATgcaatgttgatgttttcaAAGATGATTTCAACATGGATAGATAG